In one Maniola jurtina chromosome 13, ilManJurt1.1, whole genome shotgun sequence genomic region, the following are encoded:
- the LOC123871354 gene encoding uncharacterized protein LOC123871354 produces the protein MDIDEDVINKFANALRNHHVQRTVSLYSENRSSGNSDTEKYEIKDIILCVAKQLKAIQNADNLKNRPSGKGIPDQVKKSSFLPIHMVPVEQPPKQGQSHKFETQCILDTQLINIIDNAEAIIDAEKGITQEFDTTFCHKDLEQSVDDKLINISQKSNTVFKDSGTVDNDKSKSPDKTDCQLDRDETNLQLHDCSFSDNNTVKHIDAEKRMIQEFDTTFSFKDLDKYIEEKNDCNENQENGSNNVREKNMGNDNIQAGNYRESEYVITDDTFKTKNEKEDLFVNKLSLTKERTIADITCRNFVPTSNTQRINIDVCDNFDTQCKFYLDTCESDSDSQNKELKKYSKSIEEEPKSPILNKIRRKEKSNTPSPLIFELETFEKFEAIALPVIENHDFETAKRVINSQILNRELFIYTHAEAVLSDRDKDIQIRSSILESDKEPEFSYNTCTDNKLHLKEDSMLFSSDEENDVQYNVKELPLTCAIHNSFPDEPYILDKTMYVGFQTASNKSIQISTDSYCKAKSIFNNFENIESENLSGTNIEALNTKVTTSNVDKLDHVNMNDETNNNYDDIAHCFETAIGETFNVFEHKESISNINENKIKNNAENQSDDVENLPQLHDNNIMSANKILKLREVKETSKSCADVGFSSTGKTKDNNFDSNFADYLKFDDHILEEFNTDLIPEVTLNKIDELTKGDINDFAGFKTANNKMIKISTQALMKTRNIFEDINSDDNLSRKSGKQSSENLYSLHRRKSETISTAGITPNIYLKSPSKSWSSHTKAPSNSKLMNASNQNNVKNKEDLISTDNKEIKLKYVTPCRFEKLLNDDYNKSHTRHICSTKEIDPFAKSKKVFQGTDDEESNTVQDSHISKHIALKSLNTAMCQGFKTAANKPVGISAEALAKSKKIFQNIDDEERNTVKDSDNSSKEKQPYPIAHTSLNTATCQGFKTATNKPVKISAEALAKSKKIFLTIDDEGRNESENTMKEKQPYPIARTSQNAICQGFKTATNKPVKISAEALAKSKKVFQTIDDEGRNESENTMKEKQPYPFARTSQNAICQGFKTAGNKPVEISEDALAKSKKIFENMDKDCERKQIPGEVVEKQPDIFPKRQRNFIGFDTASNKKVKVSENALLQSRHVLRNTNLDLKNDNCIFKSPSNLDTHKIKATDKSVCNFAFKTGNNTQINISEEALKKSRNMFSDLDESIQANADPKLNLGDVISEKDILEDFNTEVIKDFENTVYTEDFIKTETPKSKRSGSPILSCPKSKKSKKFETPINVKKFVAPINRQSTIKTDTTNLYSFDENYKKIKNYTLKDLNEIEKIRTIKDVDPYILDFRFETLLDFEFMGDRNDIDNDRWTTDKIKAFFTDSVNKRIIPQGWIENHLKMIIWKLVCYEIRFPGVMKNICTVKNVLEQLKYRYKRELYNVERPILRKIMEKDEVSSKLMILSVSGLFVDGVSVYSVTNQNQNIELLLTDGWYTIKASTDRMIDRLVCEGKISVGTKLAIHGAELLNCEQGIAPWEDTSSIRLKISGNSTRRAKWDARLGLHGNGAMLSRLSAVKPEGGRVSQLRTLVTRVYPTLYIEKFPDGSTLTRSERLEHIHQMKYETERQIQMEKLYEELERFSDQESQDSDGQCLEDRAMESGSQISRLMKKSSEPVANLTSSQAHLLQQHSLKQKEKLVQALQDKFQELVKKRGLDTPRNVVPLMKIRIADVETGGVTKAMVTIWKPNETLQEILTEGTWIDLYNVVPTSVRYSEIQISAGRQSVFRRSKLNETDKLKTLTKTLKRQCYTTKDLQNPSMNTDYNEVDTVGLIFMIEPQTMEFETKNQPFQNVYLTDENKNIICVNFWGGIKKFGFQNILDTCQIVACVNLQKRAGNSRKNIPQYRATEFTYFTKTPKNDSIRKLADDLTAKFSSLDKRKFIDDCVALKNNYHNLKCGNTENVSPYRLNTSDYNVYKNKVYIDSPLVNKCTDVNFNLTGLDFESTFKQSDTQDLSPQMLLRKRKVNEKIAKLKMYGEPPPLSPIHLINKSSNAAKAFKSPLTKNDISTSVASPSSLPQNKGENKSSLDCQQNKCKDGESKMEGLAQNGEYKPCVTSANALPQNRVDKVDSSPVLSVNRTYVKRASINPVKLNFDNAIETSITDPFAEDFDGSPPLSLDVDFAS, from the exons ATGGATATAGATGAAGATGTTATCAATAAATTCGCCAATGCTCTGAGGAACCATCATGTACAACGAACAGTTTCATTGTATAGTGAAAATCGGAGTAGTGGTAATAGTGACActgaaaaatatgaaattaaagacataatattatgtgttgcTAAACAATTAAAAGCTATCCAGAACGCTGATAACTTGAAGAACCGTCCAAGTGGGAAGGGTATCCCAGATCAAGTAAAAAAGTCAAGTTTTCTACCTATTCATATGGTGCCAGTGGAGCAA ccacCAAAACAAGGACAATCACACAAATTCGAAACACAATGTATATTAGACACACAGCTGATTAATATAATTGATAATGCTGAAGCAATAATAGATGCAGAGAAAGGTATTACACAAGAGTTTGATACTACTTTCTGTCATAAAGATCTTGAACAATCTGTGGATGATAAACTGATAAATATATCACAGAAATCCAATACTGTATTTAAAGATAGTGGAACAGTTGAcaatgataaatcaaaaagtcccGACAAAACTGATTGTCAGTTGGACAGAGATGAAACTAACCTTCAGTTACATGACTGTAGTTTTTCTGATAATAATACAGTAAAACATATTGATGCAGAAAAAAGAATGATACAAGAATTTGATactactttttcttttaaagatCTAGATAAATATATTGAAGAAAAAAATGACTGTAATGAGAATCAAGAAAATGGTAGTAACAATGTTCGAGAAAAAAATATGGGAAATGACAACATTCAAGCAGGGAATTACAGAGAATCAGAATATGTAATTACGGATGatacttttaaaacaaaaaatgaaaaggaagatctttttgtaaataaactatCTTTAACAAAAGAAAGAACTATTGCTGATATAACTTGCAGAAATTTTGTACCAACAAGTAATACTCAAAGAATAAATATAGATGTCTGTGATAATTTTGATACACAATGTAAGTTTTATTTGGATACATGTGAAAGTGATAGTGACAGTCAAAATAaagaactaaaaaaatattccaaatctATAGAAGAAGAACCGAAAAGTCCAATTCTAAATAAAATCCGGCGCAAAGAAAAATCAAATACACCATCTCCTCTTATATTCGAATTAGAAACATTTGAGAAATTCGAAGCAATTGCATTGCCTGTTATAGAAAACCATGATTTTGAAACTGCTAAAAGGGTTATTAACTCACAGATTTTAAATAGAGAGTTATTCATTTATACACATGCAGAAGCAGTATTGAGTGATAGAGATAAGGATATTCAGATTAGAAGTTCAATTCTTGAAAGTGACAAAGAGCCGGAATTTTCATATAACACATGTACAGACAATAAACTTCATTTAAAAGAAGATAGTATGCTCTTTAGTAGTGATGAAGAAAATGATGTTCAATACAATGTGAAAGAGTTACCATTAACATGCGCTATACATAATTCGTTTCCTGATGAACCATATATATTAGACAAAACGATGTATGTAGGATTTCAAACAGCAAGTAATAAATCTATACAAATTTCTACTGATTCATATTGCAAAGcaaaaagtatatttaataattttgaaaacattGAGAGTGAAAATCTATCAGGAACAAATATAGAAGCTTTGAATACTAAGGTTACAACCAGTAATGTTGATAAATTAGACCATGTAAATATGAATGATGAAACAAATAATAACTATGATGATATAGCTCATTGCTTTGAAACGGCTATTGGCGAAACCTTCAATGTTTTTGAACACAAGGAATCAATTTctaatattaatgaaaataaaattaaaaacaatgctGAAAATCAGTCGGATGATGTTGAAAATCTCCCTCAGttacatgataataatattatgtctgctaataaaatactaaaacttAGAGAAGTAAAAGAAACTAGTAAATCATGTGCAGATGTAGGATTTTCGAGTACTGGTAAGACAAAAGACAATAATTTTGACAGTAATTTTGCAGATTATTTAAAATTTGATGACCACATTTTAGAAGAGTTTAATACAGATTTAATACCTGAAGTTACCTTAAATAAAATCGATGAACTAACTAAAGGCGATATTAATGATTTTGCAGGCTTTAAAACCgctaataataaaatgataaaaatttcgACGCAAGCGTTAATGAAAACTAGAAACATTTTTGAAGATATTAACAGCGACGATAATTTGTCACGAAAAAGTGGAAAACAAAGTTCTGAAAACCTTTATTCATTACATAGACGCAAATCAGAGACAATTTCTACAGCAGGAATTACCCCAAACATTTACCTCAAAAGTCCATCAAAATCTTGGTCTAGTCATACAAAAGCACCATCTAACTCAAAACTTATGAACGCTAGCAatcaaaataatgtcaaaaataaagAAGATCTAATCTCAACAgacaataaagaaattaaattgaaatatgtAACACCTTGTAGATTTGAAAAACTCTTGAatgatgattataataaaaGTCACACGAGACATATTTGTAGTACCAAAGAAATAGATCCTTTTGCAAAATCAAAAAAAGTATTTCAAGGCACTGATGACGAAGAAAGTAATACTGTACAGGATTCTCATATATCAAAGCA TATAGCTCTTAAATCTCTAAATACTGCTATGTGCCAAGGGTTTAAAACGGCAGCCAATAAGCCGGTAGGAATTTCCGCAGAAGCTCTTGCGAAGTCAAAAAAGATATTCCAAAATATTGATGATGAAGAAAGAAATACTGTAAAGGATTCTGACAATTCATCAAAAGAAAAGCAACCGTATCCTATAGCTCATACATCTCTAAATACTGCTACGTGCCAAGGGTTTAAAACGGCAACCAATAAGCCAGTAAAGATTTCCGCAGAAGCTCTTGCGAAGTCAAAAAAGATATTTCTAACTATTGATGATGAAGGAAGAAATGAATCCGAAAATACAATGAAAGAAAAGCAACCTTATCCTATTGCTCGTACATCTCAAAATGCTATATGTCAAGGATTTAAAACGGCAACCAATAAGCCAGTAAAGATTTCCGCAGAAGCTCTTGCGAAGTCAAAAAAGGTATTTCAAACTATTGATGATGAAGGAAGAAATGAATCCGAAAATACAATGAAAGAAAAGCAACCTTATCCTTTTGCTCGTACATCTCAAAATGCTATATGTCAAGGATTTAAAACAGCGGGCAATAAGCCAGTAGAGATTTCTGAAGATGCTCTTGCGAAATCAAAaaagatatttgaaaatatGGATAAAGATTGTGAGAGAAAACAAATACCTGGCGAGGTAGTAGAAAAGCAAcctgatatatttccaaaaaggCAACGGAATTTTATAGGGTTTGATACagcaagtaataaaaaagttaaagtgTCAGAAAACGCACTCTTACAAAGTAGACACGTTCTTCGAAATACTAATTTAGATCTGAAAAATgacaattgtatttttaaaagtccaTCTAATTTAGATACTCATAAAATAAAAGCTACTGATAAGTCAGTATGTAATTTTGCATTTAAAACGGGCAATAATACTCAGATAAATATATCTGAAGAAGCTTTGAAAAAGTCTAGAAACATGTTTTCTGATTTGGACGAATCTATACAAGCTAATGCTGATCCAAAATTAAATCTAGGTGACGTCATTTCTGAAAAAGACATTTTAGAAGATTTTAATACAGAGGTAATAAAAGACTTTGAAAACACAGTATATACAGAGGACTTTATTAAAACCGAGACACCAAAAAGTAAAAGATCAGGAAGTCCTATTTTGTCTTGCCCCAAGTCAAAGAAGAGTAAGAAATTTGAAACTCCAATTAATGTCAAAAAATTTGTTGCACCTATCAACAGACAAAGTACAATAAAAACCGATACAACAAATCTGTATAGCTTTGATGAAAActacaagaaaattaaaaattatacattaaaagacttaaatgaaattgaaaaaataagAACCATCAAAGATGTAGATCCATATATTCTTGATTTTCGATTTGAGACACTATTAGATTTTGAGTTTATGGGCGATAGAAATGACATAGACAACGACCGATGGAcgacagataaaataaaagcttttttcACAGATTCCGTAAACAAAAGAATCATTCCCCAAGGTTGGATAGAAAATCATTTGAAAATGATAATTTGGAAGCTTGTATGTTATGAAATTAGGTTTCCTGGtgttatgaaaaatatttgtacagTTAAAAATGTATTGGAACagttaaaatataggtacaagaGAGAGCTGTATAATGTTGAGAGACCAATTTTGAGGAAGATAATGGAAAAGGATGAAGTGTCCTCCAAACTAATGATTTTGAGTGTGTCTGGTTTATTTGTAGATGGTGTAAGTGTATACAG TGTTACCAATCAAAACCAAAACATTGAACTGCTCCTGACTGATGGATGGTACACCATAAAGGCGTCTACAGACCGGATGATTGATAGACTAGTGTGTGAAGGCAAGATTAGTGTTGGTACGAAACTGGCCATACATGGAGCTGAATTGTTGAATTGTGAACAGGGGATTGCTCCTTGGGAG GATACATCTTCAATACGCTTGAAAATATCGGGCAACTCGACACGGCGAGCGAAGTGGGACGCGCGTCTCGGTCTCCATGGCAACGGCGCCATGTTGTCGCGCCTGTCAGCCGTCAAGCCGGAGGGCGGGAGGGTATCGCAGCTGAGGACGCTCGTCACGAGAGTCTACCCCACTCTGTACATCGAGAAGTTCCCAGATGGCAGCACTC TAACCCGCTCTGAACGTCTGGAGCACATTCACCAGATGAAGTATGAGACAGAACGGCAGATCCAAATGGAAAAGCTTTACGAGGAATTGGAGAGGTTCTCTGATCAG GAATCACAAGACTCTGATGGACAGTGTTTAGAAGACAGAGCTATGGAAAGCGGCTCGCAGATTTCCAGACTGATGAAGAAgagttccgaaccagtg GCAAACCTGACAAGTTCGCAAGCCCACCTACTCCAACAGCACTCGTTGAAACAGAAAGAGAAGCTCGTCCAAGCCTTGCAGGACAAATTCCAGGAACTGGTGAAGAAACGAGGGTTGGACACTCCCAGGAATGTGGTGCCGCTAATGAAGATCAGGATCGCTGATGTAGAGACTGGAGGAGTTACTAAAG ccaTGGTCACAATATGGAAGCCCAATGAGACCTTACAGGAGATACTTACTGAAGGAACATGGATTGATCTATACAACGTAGTTCCTACGTCTGTCAG GTATTCAGAGATACAAATATCAGCAGGCAGGCAATCAGTCTTTCGAAGATCGAAATTGAATGAAACAGACAAGTTAAAAACCTTAACGAAAACCTTAAAGAGGCAATGCTACACTACAAAAGACCTGCAAAATCCATCCATGAATACAGATTATAACGAAGTGGATACTGTTGGCTTAATATTTATGATAGAACCACAGACAATGGAGTTTGAAACGAAAAATCAGCCGTTTCAAAACGTTTATTTAacagatgaaaataaaaatataatctgtGTCAATTTCTGGGGTGGCATCAAAAAATTCGGTTTCCAAAACATTTTGGACACGTGTCAAATTGTGGCGTGTGTGAATTTACAGAAACGAGCTGGCAACTCTAGGAAAAATATACCACAATACCGTGCAACTGAATTCACGTATTTCACTAAAACGCCAAAAAATGATTCCATCAGGAAACTGGCAGACGATTTGACGGCAAAATTCTCAAGTTTAGACAAAAGGAAGTTTATAGACGACTGTGTTGCGTTGAAAAACAATTATCACAATTTAAAGTGCGGCAACACTGAAAACGTTTCTCCTTACAGATTAAATACTAGCGACTAtaatgtatataaaaataaagtatatatcGATTCCCCGTTAGTGAATAAGTGTACAGATGTAAATTTCAATCTCACGGGCTTAGATTTCGAATCTACGTTTAAACAAAGCGATACGCAAGACCTATCCCCTCAAATGCTGCTTAGGAAAAGGAAAGTCAATGAAAAAATTGCCAAATTGAAAATGTACGGTGAACCGCCTCCTTTGAGTCCAATACATCTGATAAACAAATCCAGCAACGCGGCAAAAGCTTTCAAAAGTCCTTTGACTAAAAATGACATTTCTACAAGTGTTGCCAGCCCAAGTTCATTACCTCaaaataaaggagaaaataAATCAAGCTTAGATTGTcaacaaaataaatgtaaagaCGGTGAATCCAAGATGGAGGGTTTAGCCCAAAATGGGGAATACAAACCCTGTGTTACCAGTGCAAATGCTTTACCCCAAAATAGGGTAGATAAAGTTGATTCTAGTCCAGTGTTAAGTGTAAATAGAACTTATGTTAAGAGAGCCAGTATTAACCCAGTGAAATTAAATTTCGATAATGCCATAGAAACTAGTATTACGGACCCGTTCGCTGAAGATTTCGATGGAAGTCCACCATTGAGCCTAGACGTGGACTTTGCTTCATAG
- the LOC123871353 gene encoding enhancer of rudimentary homolog, which translates to MSHTILLVQPGPRPETRTYSDYESVNDCMEGVCKIYEEHLKRRNPNTPTITYDISQLFDFVDQLADLSCLVYQKSTNTYAPYNKDWIKEKIYVLLRQAAGQSD; encoded by the exons ATG TCTCACACAATTTTGCTAGTTCAGCCGGGCCCTAGGCCTGAAACGAGGACGTATTCGGACTATGAGAGCGTCAACGACTGTATGGAAGGCGTTTGTAAGATATACGAAGAACACTTAAAAAGGCGGAATCCAAATACGCCGACGATAACTTATGACATTTCTCAATTGTTCGACTTTGTTGATCAg TTGGCAGACCTCAGTTGCCTAGTGTACCAAAAATCAACAAACACTTATGCACCGTACAACAAGGATTGGATAAAGGAGAAGATCTATGTATTACTACGCCAGGCAGCCGGCCAGAGCGACTGA